The Scomber japonicus isolate fScoJap1 chromosome 12, fScoJap1.pri, whole genome shotgun sequence sequence TTAGGGCTAGTTATACTGGTAGTTATACGGGTAGTCATACAGGTAGTTATACAGgtagttagggctagttatacaGATAATTATACGGGTAGTTATACGGTtagttagggctagttatactggtagttagggctagttatacagatagttagggctagttatacagatagttagggctagttatacaGATAGTTAGGGATAGTTATACAGGTAGTTATACTGGTAGTTATACGGGTAGTTATACAggtagttagggttagttataCAGAtagttagggctagttatacagatagttagggctagttatacTGGTAGTCATACGGGTAGTTATACAGAtagttagggctagttatacaggtagttagggctagttatacaGATAGTTAGGGATAGTTATACAGGTAGTTATACTGGTAGTTATACGGGTAGTCATACAGGTAGTTATACAGAtagttagggctagttatacaGCTAGTTATACGGGTAGTTATACAGAtagttagggctagttatacagatagttagggctagttatacaGGTAGTTAAGGGTAGTTATACAGgtagttagggctagttatacGGGTAGTTATACAGGTAGTTAAGGCTAGTTATACAGCTAGTTATACGGGTAGTTATACAGAtagttagggctagttatacaGATAGTTAAGGCTAGTTATACAGGTAGTTAAGGGTAGTTATACAGATAGTTAAGGCTAGTTATACAGGTAGTTAAGGCTAGTTATACAGGTAGTTAAGGCTAGTTATACAGGTAGTTAAGGCTAGTTATACAGGTAGTTATACAGgtagttagggctagttatacgggtagttagggctagttatacaggtagttaaggctagttatacaggtagttaaggctagttatacaggtagttagggctagttatacgggtagttagggctagttatacaGGTAGTTAAAGCTAGTTATACAGGTAGTTAAGGCTAGTTATACGGgtagttagggctagttatacGGGTAGTTAAGGCTAGTTACTCACCAGTGAGTCGACAGCCACCAGCTCTCGGACTCgcagcatcacttcctgtgtgaagGTTCCTGGCCAAAGAACCTGAGACACCAAACCTTTAGAACACGCTTCCTGTGCTGTTAGCTTCCTGCCGCTTAGCAACATCTCGTTAGCCTGGAACACAACAGAGGACTTTAGGGAcaggaggggacaggagggggCAGGAGGGGCaagaggggacaggagggacaagaggggacaggagggacaggaggggacagaaggggacaggagggacaggaggggcaagaggggacaggagggtcaagagggacaggagggacaagaggggacaggagggacaagaggggacaggagggacaggaggaacaggagggacagaggggacaggagggacagacagaggggacaggagggacacaagggacaggagggacaggagggacaagaggggacaggagggacaggaggggacaggagggacaagaggggacaggagggacaagaggggacaggaggggcaagaggggacaggagggtcaagagggacaggagggacaaGAGGGGACAAaaggggacaggagggacaagaggggacaggagggacaggagggacagaagggacagaggggacaggagggacaagaggggacaggagggacaggaggggacaggagggactGGAGGGACaagaggggacaggagggacaagAGGGGACaagaggggacaggaggggacaggaggaacaggagggacaagaggggacaggaggggcaagaggggacaggagggacaggaggggacaggagggacaagaggggacaggaggggcaagaggggacaggagggacaagaggggacaggaggggcaagaggggacaggagggacaagAGGGACaagaggggacaggagggacaagAGGGGGcaggaggggacaggaggggacaggagggacaggagggacaagaggggacaggagggacaggaagggacaggagggacaagaggggacaggagggacaggagggacaggagggacaaGAGGGgataggaaggacaggagggacaagaggggacaggaggggacaggaggaacaagaggggacaggagggacaggagggacaggaggggacAGGAGGAACAACAGGGGGcaggaggggacaggagggacaagAGGGACaagaggggacaggagggacaggagggacaagaggggacaggaggggacaGGAGGAACAAGAGGGGGcaggaggggacaggagggacaagaggggacaggagggacaagAGGGgataggaaggacaggagggacaggagggaacaggaggggacaggaggggacaggagggacaagaggggacaggagggacaggagggacaaGAGGGGGcaggaggggacaggagggacaagAGGGACaagaggggacaggagggacaagAGGGAAcaggaggggacaggagggacaggaggggacaggaggggacaggagggacagaggggacaggagggaaaggagggacaagaggggacaggagggacaggagggacaggaggggacaggagggacagaggggacaggagggaaaggagggacaagaggggacaggagggacaggaggggacaggaggggacaggagggacagaggggacaggaggaacaggagagacagaggggacaggaggggacaggaggggacaggaggggacaggagggactGACCGAGGCGAGGCCCATGATGCGGGGGAAGGTGAAGGAGGAGCAGCCGTCGGGCGTCTGTCCGTAGGAGGTGTATGGCGTCTGGAACCAAGCCTTCTCATTGGCCCACACCACGTCACAGAGCGGCAGGATGGCGGCGCCGAGGCCGAGCGCCGGCCCGTTCACCGCCGCCACGATCGGCTTCCTGAACTGGATGAAGCTGTTCACGAACGtcctgaggaagaggagcagggggtcagaggtcaacacGTCAAAcccactgatgacatcacacacctgGCCTCCACGGCGAGCGCGCTCCTCGGGTTACCGGATGGTTTCGGCCATCTTGATgctctccttcttcctgtcGTCCGTCAGGCGCCGGATGAAGTACAGGAAGTCGAGTCCGCAGCAGAAGATGCTGCCGACAGCGCCTAGCAACACCAGCTTACTGTCGTCTGATGCTGCCGTCGCCATGGCGCTCTGGATCTCCTTCAtcacctgaggaagaggaggaacaacATGGCTGCTGAGCTTGGTAACCATAACAACGGTCCTACAGGTGCAGCGGGGGGGCGGGGCCTCACCTCTGGGTTCAGCGTGTTGTTCTCGGAGCTCTTGGTGGACAGCAGGATGTGAGTGAACCCGTCCTGCTTCTTCACCACGATGTCCCGGTACCGGTACGCGCTCTCCGTCTGCCGCACGCTGAACCGCAGACGCTTGTCGAACGCAGAACGCTCCTCCAGACGCCGTTTCCCCGTCACGCTGGTCGCCCCGGTAACAGCACTCTGCACGCCAGACATCCCGTTAGCAGCAACAGCCTCCATCAGCGCCGAGCCCCCTGAAAGGAGACCGCATCAGacaccagaaccagaaccctcAGCTGCTCAGAGACCACACTGGACTACAGATCCCATCATGCCCCAGGACCccctgcaccaggaggaaccgGGATCCccctgcaccaggaggaaccgGGACCCccctgcaccaggaggaaccgGGATCCccctgcaccaggaggaaccgGGACCCccctgcaccaggaggaaccgGGACCCccctgcaccaggaggaaccgGGATCCccctgcaccaggaggaaccgGGACCCccctgcaccaggaggaaccgGGACCCccctgcaccaggaggaaccgGGACCccctgcaccaggaggaaccgGGACCCccctgcaccaggaggaaccaggacccccctgcaccaggaggaaccgGGACCccctgcaccaggaggaaccgGGACCCccctgcaccaggaggaaccgGGACCCccctgcaccaggaggaaccaggactcctgcaccaggaggaaccaggacccccctgcaccaggaggaaccgGGACCCccctgcaccaggaggaaccgGGACCccctgcaccaggaggaaccgGGACCccctgcaccaggaggaaccgGGACCCccctgcaccaggaggaaccaggacccccctgcaccaggaggaaccgGGACCCccctgcaccaggaggaaccgGGACCCccctgcaccaggaggaaccgGGACCCccctgcaccaggaggaaccgGGACCccctgcaccaggaggaaccgGGACCccctgcaccaggaggaaccaggacccccctgcaccaggaggaaccaggacccccctgcaccaggaggaaccaggacccccctgcaccaggaggaaccgGGACCccctgcaccaggaggaaccaggacccccctgcaccaggaggaaccgGGACCCccctgcaccaggaggaaccgGGACCCAactgcaccaggaggaaccgGGACCCccctgcaccaggaggaaccgGCAGCTGTTTACAGAACGTTCTAGTTCTCAGGTTCTATGTCAGTGTGTATTTTCTCTCAACACGCTCCAGGAAGTGAACGTATACCTGGTCCAGCCTGGCTGCTCTCTTACCTGTACCGCTAAGGGAGCGCATGGCAGCAGGTGTGATGGGGACCCGAGGGGGGGGCAGGAGGTTCTGGCTGCGGGGTCTGGTCCCCATGCGggctctctcctctccaggcCCCAGCTGGACTCCGGGTTTCTCCAGCAGGGCGACCTCAGGTGGAACCAGATGAGCCTCCTGTGCTCCGGCCTCCAGACCGTGAGCCGCCTCCCTCGGAGACTCCTCCGAGTCCAGCCGGCTGTTCATGGGACTTTTAGGAACCAGAATCTTGATGCCGGTCTTGGACAGGTCCACGCTCCGCCGGGCCGAGCCGGCCGGAGACAGCAGACCGGATCCGAACCTGTCGGGCAGCGGGGGCTGCTGGGAGCCGACGGACGCCTGGCGGATCGGCCCGGCGGTCGGCAGGTGGGCCGGGCCGAGAGGAGGATCGGAGTGTTTGGCCTGATCGCGGGCTCCCGTCAACCCGCCgctgatgtcactgatgatgtcaccgcGAGCCACGGCGCCCGGCAGCGGCCTGCAGGGCGGTCTGTGGGCGGGGGGGCAGTGGAGGCCGGGCGAGCTGCGGGTGGAGCGCAGTAAGGTGCTGTCTCTCTGGCGCTCGGCGTACTGACGGTTGAAGTCGTGGACGTAGATCATGCAGGTGGAGAGGTGACTCTCAGGTTCCCAGGTGTCTCCCTCGGAACCGTAACCTCTCCATCTCACCAGGTACTCCACCCGACCCTTCTTCGTCTTCCTCTTATCCACGATCCGCTCCACCTGCACAACAACAGCACAGAACCAGAACCTGTCACATACTGACGATGTtcacagcagagcagaacacagcagagcagaactcagcagagcagaacacagcagagcagaactcagcagagcagaacacagcagagcagaactCAGCAGAGCAGAACCCAGCAGGACAGAACACAGAACTCAGCAGGACAGAACACAGAactcagcagagcagaacacagcagagcagaacacagcaggacagaacacagaacacagcagagcagaacacatcaggacagaacacagaactcagcagagcagaacacagcagagcagaacacATCAGGACAGAACACATCAGGACAGAACACAGAactcagcagagcagaacacAGCAGGACAGAACGCATCAGGACAGAACACAGCAGGACagaacacagcagagcagaacacATCAGGACAGAACACAGCAGGACAGAACACAGCAGGACAGAACACAGAACTCAGCAGGACAGAACACAGAACTCAGCAGAACTCAGCAGGACACAGCAGGACAGAACACAGAACTCAGCAGAACTCAGCAGAGCAGAACTCAGCAGgacacagcagagcagaacacAGCAGGACAGAACACAGAACTCAGCAGAACTCAGCAGGACAGAACACAGAACTCAGCAGAACACATCAGGACAGAACACAGCAGAACTCAGCAGAGCAGAACTCAGCAGAGCAGAACTCAGCAGAACTCAGCAGAACAGAACACAGCAGAACTCAGCAGAACAGAACTCAGCAGAACTCAGCAGAACTCAGCAGAATAGAACACAGCACAGCAGAACTAATAAAGTGAATTAACAGTAGGAGAACAGTAGGAGAACAGTAGAACCTTAGAACTCTGAGCTAACTGGGCTAGTTATACAGAAGCTAACTCTGTAGTTTGTATCTGAGCAGCTGAAAGCTCTGGTTCCACTCTGGTTCCACTAAAGAACCACTTACTGTAACTTGTAATGAGTTCAGAGCTCATAAAGTGAGTAAAGTTAACTCTGCTGTTAGCTAccgttagcatgttagcattagctCGCGTCACCTCGTAGAACTCTTCCGTAGCCATGGAGATTGTGCGCGTGCACAAGCAGCTTCCGGACGCGTGTTCAGCAGAGCAACGACATGAGAAGAGGTTCTGCTGGCTGTGGTTCTACCGGAGGTTCTACCGGTGGTTCTACCGGTGTTCCTACCCTAACTCTGTctgctagctgttagctgttagcacTTAACATCCGCTCTGACTCACtgcccttcaaaataaaagtctgcaTATGGACCAGACGCACGGTCCGTTATTAAACCACGCGCACCAGCCTGACTGCGAGGCGGAAGTAACGCAGTATTTATACTTCGGTAGTTTTTTACTTTACTgactatttatttttctgatgacGTTTtaacttttcctccatctgaACACAAA is a genomic window containing:
- the cdyl gene encoding chromodomain Y-like protein gives rise to the protein MATEEFYEVERIVDKRKTKKGRVEYLVRWRGYGSEGDTWEPESHLSTCMIYVHDFNRQYAERQRDSTLLRSTRSSPGLHCPPAHRPPCRPLPGAVARGDIISDISGGLTGARDQAKHSDPPLGPAHLPTAGPIRQASVGSQQPPLPDRFGSGLLSPAGSARRSVDLSKTGIKILVPKSPMNSRLDSEESPREAAHGLEAGAQEAHLVPPEVALLEKPGVQLGPGEERARMGTRPRSQNLLPPPRVPITPAAMRSLSGTGGSALMEAVAANGMSGVQSAVTGATSVTGKRRLEERSAFDKRLRFSVRQTESAYRYRDIVVKKQDGFTHILLSTKSSENNTLNPEVMKEIQSAMATAASDDSKLVLLGAVGSIFCCGLDFLYFIRRLTDDRKKESIKMAETIRTFVNSFIQFRKPIVAAVNGPALGLGAAILPLCDVVWANEKAWFQTPYTSYGQTPDGCSSFTFPRIMGLASANEMLLSGRKLTAQEACSKGLVSQVLWPGTFTQEVMLRVRELVAVDSLVLQESKALLRTTSRGSLQQSNERECEALKRVWGSSQGTDAILQHLQRGTQLC